CGGGCGACCGGATGATGAAGAGTGGATGGGGCTGGGTTTTGTTCGTGCTGAAATAGAAAATGGAGTTTTGACAACAATCGATTCGAATGGAATCGCTACCCTGTCGCTCAGTGACGAAACAAAAGAAGAAATACTTGTGGACCTAACAGAAGGCGCTCAGTCACCCTATGCCGAAATTGACCTCAATCCGTAGCGAACCAGGCGGACCAGGGCAACCCGACAACTATCCCGAAATTTCTGAAAATCAACCGGACTAGGAACTCCACTGACGGGTTGCCTGTCCTTCACGTTGGGCACAGGAAAAGAATAGATGCTCCCTAGCCTAACCTAGGCATACTGAAATGAAATTAACATACTCAAAAAAATGGAATGTTTTCGTGTTCTCAGTATTACTAATCTCGTATTCTATATTTTGCGCATGGATATTCACCCCAAGAATACTTGTCATATTTAACTGGAAGGAAACATCAGGCACAGTCAAAACTCTTGATTTTGAACATCTATCCCGCACCAATGGAGCTTCTGTTACCAATGCTTTAATCACCTATCGATATGACGTAGATGGTAAGGAATACAAAAATGATCGATACTCCCTGTGGGGGCACTTGACAGTCGGCACTTTCATTTCCACGAAGCAAGCTGTCCGAACTAAATTTAACCCCAACTCAAAAGTGAATGTCCGATATGATCCAGATTCCCCGATGGATTCGATCATCGCATCGCCCATCGGATTTTTCGATTGCTTCCTATTGATCTTATGGGGTCTATTCTGCCTACCTCTGATCTGCACCTACTCAAAAAAGGTCTGGCTATGAAGGAAAAACTAAAGCCCAACCAGTCGGCATATGACAATGTATTTCGCTGGCGCTCATACATGCATAGCCTCTACGTTCTGAGAAATAAATGAAAAAGATTCTGACTGTTTTCCTAGCAGTGTTCTGTCTGATTACTACCATGCTTGTGGTCTTGGCTGTCGTCGAATCTTCGATCCTAGGAAACCATGCCAGAATAATTCTGTATCCTCTAAGCACTATTTTTATAGCAATTGGTTTCGTTGGTTGGTGGTCAAGTAACCGTCGCAAGACCTGCCTGATTTCCGGAATTCTGGGAATAGCTATACTGGCAACTCTTCCGGTAGCTTTTACGCGCTTGAACAGAGGCAGTTTTTCGGGGAGCAAGAATCCCAGTCTTCAACAAAACGTTACAACCTCTCCTTCTGTATCGAGCGATTTCAGAGGGTCTGACAGGCAATCGAATTCAAACAGTATCGAAGCAATTTTATATGACGGTTTTCCAGAGACAGGATTATTTAGCTCGCAATCAGCTTCGGAGGAAAACAGCGAGTATCGCGAATATCTCTCCTACTCGCTTAGAGAATCTCAAGAACGGAATCGAATAGATTCGGAAAATGAGACTTGGAGGACTGAGCAGCGTCGAACTTCCGCTGATCGTGAGGCGGCGACCTTGAAACGAGAACAAGAGATACAAAGGAGGGCTTTGGAAGTGCTCAACGAAAACAATCCTGCCGAAAAAGAAAAACTGCGTAAGAAATTTGAAAGTGATGTGAGGAGAATTCAAAGCCTGCCCCTTCGAAACAGAACCGTAGAGGTAGCGAATCAAGTAGGATATGTTTTTTCATGGCAACCAGATTGGATTAACGATTAGACGAGTTTAATTCCGGATTCAGGCTTCTCGTTACACTCGATTGCATAGTTTCAAATGATCGAATGACAAAAAGAAAAAATCGACCTACTCCCTTAGAATTGGATCGAGCGTTGGACCGCATTTACGCCCAGATAGCTCAACTTTTCAGCTACTATTACTGGGATGCGACCATCAAGAATCCAGTCGTGTCGACAGTTGGAACACCCGAAAGTGATCCTCGTGTTCTTCTTGTCCAAAATGGAATTGTCTCAGGATTTCTTCTGACTTTGCGTAAGCTGCACGAGTTCTTCGAAGGCAAAACAGAGGGAAGGGCATTTCAAGGTGATGTCTTTGCCTCGGATTTCCCCGGATTTCAAAGTGCCGGAGGGTTTCTTTCCAAGGATGATTTTACGATGCTGCATAAGGAGATTGGTCATATTACTATCCCGGAAAAAACTGGGACCGATATTTCTGGCGAGGCTTTTCAAGCCTGTGTTGCTGCGTTCGAACGAGTG
This genomic window from Puniceicoccus vermicola contains:
- a CDS encoding DUF3592 domain-containing protein, with product MKLTYSKKWNVFVFSVLLISYSIFCAWIFTPRILVIFNWKETSGTVKTLDFEHLSRTNGASVTNALITYRYDVDGKEYKNDRYSLWGHLTVGTFISTKQAVRTKFNPNSKVNVRYDPDSPMDSIIASPIGFFDCFLLILWGLFCLPLICTYSKKVWL